In one Bactrocera tryoni isolate S06 chromosome 5, CSIRO_BtryS06_freeze2, whole genome shotgun sequence genomic region, the following are encoded:
- the LOC120776604 gene encoding prominin-like protein isoform X1, translating into MHQKTIKTLKTTNAKAVKMPMTASNRTVQRHTSDHTRCHISGWSALFVLLALSTWASQTQAFDLGNELNLKPTNYAEWNKNVTYVSSTAYNARGMQPLYEITHKIIWFFTGEHPLPEGYLVVKENDIEFGPKVERNEWIDLVKHYWLIWLIVLLVGLLIVTMPVVGLCFCCCRCAGACGGRSEPFDKKHDTCRRVFLGFLLIILATGLLFGVIVTFATNSYMQQGIENSTNRVRDASVDTRKFLESTSEQVDHVLITNYKQLSIQLDNIMRETSSFIIKELEQKSMAVSLIYLTDFLEKLPELRLKLQKMKSITNDLRVYASQLSDGLRGVKRDLLVMLTKCNNKACQDVLNKYEIGKLDANGIHYDQMVDRYFPKLPDVTEIIDNLDNLISKDIASAGKRGRDILNQMRAHLNTTIAKYTPKIIDSINKAGHAFQHASNEIKLELNKLSQVIKDNTKKYTGVADDYLEEYGPYRFYFGIAVCSILLLILLCVVAALLCGICGKRPDGYGDDCCNKGSGSRFLMMAVALIFLFMSLIALVTLVHFLIGLIAYRGVCLPLKDPQNDEIFAQFDNSIDLNNVLYPPQNKGKPTSGGLPPLRISHVITACQRNQTIYEVLHIHNRIDIHEINDYPAQYKINQTLDDLVDGISFDDSDIEILSAEDKQRILNLADSALKNFDSAQYIDNLNDTITKHSLTEIAQELRQTAKKIDKSEDMKDVQVSLRNQALHLETYEQNWVIPMKNQSVELIRLASDLDHSLRYKDRPFHESIPLLVSEIERAQLFFRVDGRQFVKNTAVNLTHYFASEIENYLRMVVVAVEKKIGLCAPLANVYDSGVVGLCSAIVDPLNGFWSGAALCVVLFLPTLLVAVKLASLYQKSDPYPGPLVESEYLYDAYSERDHIPLANGPKNKRRKNKDRRRGREYYEDPVASTAHGVPPTVGVRDTRYSDMAPKHWDGGPPRYQNPPMAPPASEYERPPPYYYPGATEQD; encoded by the exons ATGcaccaaaaaacaataaaaacactgaaaactACAAATGCAAAAGCTGTGAAAATGCCAATGACAGCCAGCAATCGCACAGTGCAGCGCCATACCAGTGATCATACACGTTGCCATATCTCCGGCTGGAGTGCGCTTTTTGTGCTCTTGGCCTTGAGCACTTGGGCCAGCCAAACGCAAGCGTTCGATTTGGGCAACGAGTTGAATCTCAAGCCGACAAACTACGCGGAATGGAACAAAAATGTCACGTACGTCAGTTCAACCGCCTATAATGCGCGTGGCATGCAGCCACTTTACGAAATCACACATAAAATTATTTGGTTCTTCACCGGTGAACATCCACTGCCAGAAG GTTACCTCGTAGTCAAGGAAAACGATATAGAATTCGGTCCGAAAGTCGAACGCAATGAATGGATTGATTTAGTCAAACATTATTGGTTAATATGGCTAATTGTCTTGCTCGTTGGCCTGCTAATTGTTACAATGCCAGTTGTTGg TTTATGCTTTTGCTGTTGTCGCTGCGCTGGTGCTTGTGGTGGACGCTCGGAGCCGTTTGACAAGAAACACGACACCTGTCGCCGTGTGTTCTTGGGATTCTTGCTTATAATATTGGCAACAGGTTTGCT TTTCGGTGTTATAGTCACATTCGCAACGAACAGTTATATGCAACAGGGTATTGAGAACAGCACAAATCGTGTACGTGATGCCAGCGTTGACACGCGCAAATTTCTGGAATCCACATCGGAACAGGTCGATCACGTGCTCATCACGAACTACAAACAATTGTCAATTCAGCTGGACAATATTATGCGCG aAACATCGAGTTTCATCATAAAAGAGTTGGAGCAGAAATCGATGGCTGTTTCGCTCATCTATCTAACAGACTTTCTTGAAAAACTGCCAGAGCTTAGATTAAAATTACAGAAGATGAAGAGCATCACCAATGATTTGCGCGTCTACGCTTCACAGTTAAGCGATG GCTTGCGTGGCGTAAAGCGTGATTTATTGGTTATGCTGaccaaatgcaacaacaaagcatGTCAGGATGTGCTCAACAAGTACGAGATCGGGAAGCTTGATGCTAACGGTATACACTACGATCAG ATGGTAGACCGATACTTTCCGAag CTTCCGGATGTAACAGAAATCATCGACAATTTGGATAACTTGATAAGTAAGGACATAGCCTCGGCTGGCAAGCGTGGACGTGATATACTGAATCAAATGCGCGCACATCTCAATACAACAATTGCAAAATATACACCAAAAATCATTGATTCCATAAATAAagcag GTCATGCTTTCCAACACGCCTCAAACGAAATCAAATTGGAGCTTAACAAACTTTCTCAAGTTATTAAAGACAATACTAAAAAGTACACCGGCGTAGCCGATGACTATTTAGAAGAATATGGACCATATCgcttttactttggcatcgcTGTATGCTCAATATTGTTACTG ATTTTGCTTTGTGTGGTCGCTGCTTTGTTGTGCGGCATTTGTGGCAAACGGCCGGACGGTTATGGCGATGACTGCTGCAATAAGGGCTCAGGCTCACGTTTCTTGATGAT GGCTGTAGCGCTGATTTTCCTCTTTATGTCTTTGATTGCTTTGGTAACACTGGTGCACTTTTTGATCGGTCTAATCGCCTATCGCGGCGTATGTCTTCCACTAAA GGACCCTCAAAATGACGAAATATTCGCACAATTCGACAATTCGATCGACTTAAATAATGTGCTTTATCCACCGCAAAACAAAGGCAAACCGACCTCGGGTGGTTTACCACCACTGCGCATTTCACACGTGATCACCGCCTGCCAACGCAATCAAACGATCTACGAAGTGTTGCACATACATAATCGCATTGACATTCACGAAATTAACGATTATCCTGCACAATATAAAATCAATCAGACACTAGACGATCTGGTAGATGGCATATCATTTGACGACAGCGATATCGAGATTTTAAGTGCGGAGGATAAACAACGCATACTCAATTTGGCCGATTCCGCATTGAAGAATTTCGACTCCGCTCAATATATAGACAATCTGAACGACACCATCACAAAACATTCGTTAACAGAAATTGCTCAAGAATTGCGTCAGACCGCGAAGAAAATCGACAAAAGTGAGGATATGAAAGATGTGCAGGTTAGTCTGCGCAATCAGGCATTGCATTTGGAGACCTACGAACAAAACTGGGTAATACCAATGAAGAATCAATCGGTGGAACTTATACGGCTTGCCAGTGACTTAGATCATAGTTTGCGCTATAAGGATCGTCCATTCCACGAATCCATACCGTTGCTGGTCAGTGAGATTGAGCGTGCACAGTTATTCTTCCGCGTGGACGGACGACAATTCGTTAAGAATACCGCAGTAAATTTGACGCACTATTTTGCCAGTGAAATAGAGAACTACTTGAGAATGGTTGTGGTGGCAGTGGAGAAGAAAATTGGCTTATGTGCGCCACTAGCGAATGTCTATGACTCTGGTGTGGTGGGATTATGTAGTGCTATTGTAGATCCATTG AATGGATTCTGGTCTGGTGCCGCTTTGTGTGTTGTACTCTTTTTGCCAACGCTGCTGGTGGCAGTCAAATTGGCTAGTTTATATCAGAAGTCTGACCCATATCCCGGTCCACTAGTGGAATC GGAGTATTTGTATGACGCATATAGTGAACGTGATCATATTCCATTGGCAAA tGGGCCAAAGAACAAGCGCCGAAAGAATAAAGACCGTCGACGCGGTCGTGAATACTACGAGGATCCAGTCGCTTCCACGGCGCACGGTGTGCCACCAACAGTCGGTGTGCGTGACACGCGTTACAGCGACATGGCACCCAA GCATTGGGATGGCGGCCCGCCGAGATACCAGAATCCACCAATGGCACCACCTGCCTCCGAGTACGAACGCCCACCGCCATATTACTATCCGGGTGCCACGGAGCAAGACTAA
- the LOC120776604 gene encoding prominin-like protein isoform X3: MHQKTIKTLKTTNAKAVKMPMTASNRTVQRHTSDHTRCHISGWSALFVLLALSTWASQTQAFDLGNELNLKPTNYAEWNKNVTYVSSTAYNARGMQPLYEITHKIIWFFTGEHPLPEGYLVVKENDIEFGPKVERNEWIDLVKHYWLIWLIVLLVGLLIVTMPVVGLCFCCCRCAGACGGRSEPFDKKHDTCRRVFLGFLLIILATGLLFGVIVTFATNSYMQQGIENSTNRVRDASVDTRKFLESTSEQVDHVLITNYKQLSIQLDNIMRETSSFIIKELEQKSMAVSLIYLTDFLEKLPELRLKLQKMKSITNDLRVYASQLSDGLRGVKRDLLVMLTKCNNKACQDVLNKYEIGKLDANGIHYDQMVDRYFPKLPDVTEIIDNLDNLISKDIASAGKRGRDILNQMRAHLNTTIAKYTPKIIDSINKAGHAFQHASNEIKLELNKLSQVIKDNTKKYTGVADDYLEEYGPYRFYFGIAVCSILLLILLCVVAALLCGICGKRPDGYGDDCCNKGSGSRFLMMAVALIFLFMSLIALVTLVHFLIGLIAYRGVCLPLKDPQNDEIFAQFDNSIDLNNVLYPPQNKGKPTSGGLPPLRISHVITACQRNQTIYEVLHIHNRIDIHEINDYPAQYKINQTLDDLVDGISFDDSDIEILSAEDKQRILNLADSALKNFDSAQYIDNLNDTITKHSLTEIAQELRQTAKKIDKSEDMKDVQVSLRNQALHLETYEQNWVIPMKNQSVELIRLASDLDHSLRYKDRPFHESIPLLVSEIERAQLFFRVDGRQFVKNTAVNLTHYFASEIENYLRMVVVAVEKKIGLCAPLANVYDSGVVGLCSAIVDPLNGFWSGAALCVVLFLPTLLVAVKLASLYQKSDPYPGPLVESGPKNKRRKNKDRRRGREYYEDPVASTAHGVPPTVGVRDTRYSDMAPKHWDGGPPRYQNPPMAPPASEYERPPPYYYPGATEQD, from the exons ATGcaccaaaaaacaataaaaacactgaaaactACAAATGCAAAAGCTGTGAAAATGCCAATGACAGCCAGCAATCGCACAGTGCAGCGCCATACCAGTGATCATACACGTTGCCATATCTCCGGCTGGAGTGCGCTTTTTGTGCTCTTGGCCTTGAGCACTTGGGCCAGCCAAACGCAAGCGTTCGATTTGGGCAACGAGTTGAATCTCAAGCCGACAAACTACGCGGAATGGAACAAAAATGTCACGTACGTCAGTTCAACCGCCTATAATGCGCGTGGCATGCAGCCACTTTACGAAATCACACATAAAATTATTTGGTTCTTCACCGGTGAACATCCACTGCCAGAAG GTTACCTCGTAGTCAAGGAAAACGATATAGAATTCGGTCCGAAAGTCGAACGCAATGAATGGATTGATTTAGTCAAACATTATTGGTTAATATGGCTAATTGTCTTGCTCGTTGGCCTGCTAATTGTTACAATGCCAGTTGTTGg TTTATGCTTTTGCTGTTGTCGCTGCGCTGGTGCTTGTGGTGGACGCTCGGAGCCGTTTGACAAGAAACACGACACCTGTCGCCGTGTGTTCTTGGGATTCTTGCTTATAATATTGGCAACAGGTTTGCT TTTCGGTGTTATAGTCACATTCGCAACGAACAGTTATATGCAACAGGGTATTGAGAACAGCACAAATCGTGTACGTGATGCCAGCGTTGACACGCGCAAATTTCTGGAATCCACATCGGAACAGGTCGATCACGTGCTCATCACGAACTACAAACAATTGTCAATTCAGCTGGACAATATTATGCGCG aAACATCGAGTTTCATCATAAAAGAGTTGGAGCAGAAATCGATGGCTGTTTCGCTCATCTATCTAACAGACTTTCTTGAAAAACTGCCAGAGCTTAGATTAAAATTACAGAAGATGAAGAGCATCACCAATGATTTGCGCGTCTACGCTTCACAGTTAAGCGATG GCTTGCGTGGCGTAAAGCGTGATTTATTGGTTATGCTGaccaaatgcaacaacaaagcatGTCAGGATGTGCTCAACAAGTACGAGATCGGGAAGCTTGATGCTAACGGTATACACTACGATCAG ATGGTAGACCGATACTTTCCGAag CTTCCGGATGTAACAGAAATCATCGACAATTTGGATAACTTGATAAGTAAGGACATAGCCTCGGCTGGCAAGCGTGGACGTGATATACTGAATCAAATGCGCGCACATCTCAATACAACAATTGCAAAATATACACCAAAAATCATTGATTCCATAAATAAagcag GTCATGCTTTCCAACACGCCTCAAACGAAATCAAATTGGAGCTTAACAAACTTTCTCAAGTTATTAAAGACAATACTAAAAAGTACACCGGCGTAGCCGATGACTATTTAGAAGAATATGGACCATATCgcttttactttggcatcgcTGTATGCTCAATATTGTTACTG ATTTTGCTTTGTGTGGTCGCTGCTTTGTTGTGCGGCATTTGTGGCAAACGGCCGGACGGTTATGGCGATGACTGCTGCAATAAGGGCTCAGGCTCACGTTTCTTGATGAT GGCTGTAGCGCTGATTTTCCTCTTTATGTCTTTGATTGCTTTGGTAACACTGGTGCACTTTTTGATCGGTCTAATCGCCTATCGCGGCGTATGTCTTCCACTAAA GGACCCTCAAAATGACGAAATATTCGCACAATTCGACAATTCGATCGACTTAAATAATGTGCTTTATCCACCGCAAAACAAAGGCAAACCGACCTCGGGTGGTTTACCACCACTGCGCATTTCACACGTGATCACCGCCTGCCAACGCAATCAAACGATCTACGAAGTGTTGCACATACATAATCGCATTGACATTCACGAAATTAACGATTATCCTGCACAATATAAAATCAATCAGACACTAGACGATCTGGTAGATGGCATATCATTTGACGACAGCGATATCGAGATTTTAAGTGCGGAGGATAAACAACGCATACTCAATTTGGCCGATTCCGCATTGAAGAATTTCGACTCCGCTCAATATATAGACAATCTGAACGACACCATCACAAAACATTCGTTAACAGAAATTGCTCAAGAATTGCGTCAGACCGCGAAGAAAATCGACAAAAGTGAGGATATGAAAGATGTGCAGGTTAGTCTGCGCAATCAGGCATTGCATTTGGAGACCTACGAACAAAACTGGGTAATACCAATGAAGAATCAATCGGTGGAACTTATACGGCTTGCCAGTGACTTAGATCATAGTTTGCGCTATAAGGATCGTCCATTCCACGAATCCATACCGTTGCTGGTCAGTGAGATTGAGCGTGCACAGTTATTCTTCCGCGTGGACGGACGACAATTCGTTAAGAATACCGCAGTAAATTTGACGCACTATTTTGCCAGTGAAATAGAGAACTACTTGAGAATGGTTGTGGTGGCAGTGGAGAAGAAAATTGGCTTATGTGCGCCACTAGCGAATGTCTATGACTCTGGTGTGGTGGGATTATGTAGTGCTATTGTAGATCCATTG AATGGATTCTGGTCTGGTGCCGCTTTGTGTGTTGTACTCTTTTTGCCAACGCTGCTGGTGGCAGTCAAATTGGCTAGTTTATATCAGAAGTCTGACCCATATCCCGGTCCACTAGTGGAATC tGGGCCAAAGAACAAGCGCCGAAAGAATAAAGACCGTCGACGCGGTCGTGAATACTACGAGGATCCAGTCGCTTCCACGGCGCACGGTGTGCCACCAACAGTCGGTGTGCGTGACACGCGTTACAGCGACATGGCACCCAA GCATTGGGATGGCGGCCCGCCGAGATACCAGAATCCACCAATGGCACCACCTGCCTCCGAGTACGAACGCCCACCGCCATATTACTATCCGGGTGCCACGGAGCAAGACTAA
- the LOC120776604 gene encoding prominin-like protein isoform X2 has product MHQKTIKTLKTTNAKAVKMPMTASNRTVQRHTSDHTRCHISGWSALFVLLALSTWASQTQAFDLGNELNLKPTNYAEWNKNVTYVSSTAYNARGMQPLYEITHKIIWFFTGEHPLPEGYLVVKENDIEFGPKVERNEWIDLVKHYWLIWLIVLLVGLLIVTMPVVGLCFCCCRCAGACGGRSEPFDKKHDTCRRVFLGFLLIILATGLLFGVIVTFATNSYMQQGIENSTNRVRDASVDTRKFLESTSEQVDHVLITNYKQLSIQLDNIMRETSSFIIKELEQKSMAVSLIYLTDFLEKLPELRLKLQKMKSITNDLRVYASQLSDGLRGVKRDLLVMLTKCNNKACQDVLNKYEIGKLDANGIHYDQLPDVTEIIDNLDNLISKDIASAGKRGRDILNQMRAHLNTTIAKYTPKIIDSINKAGHAFQHASNEIKLELNKLSQVIKDNTKKYTGVADDYLEEYGPYRFYFGIAVCSILLLILLCVVAALLCGICGKRPDGYGDDCCNKGSGSRFLMMAVALIFLFMSLIALVTLVHFLIGLIAYRGVCLPLKDPQNDEIFAQFDNSIDLNNVLYPPQNKGKPTSGGLPPLRISHVITACQRNQTIYEVLHIHNRIDIHEINDYPAQYKINQTLDDLVDGISFDDSDIEILSAEDKQRILNLADSALKNFDSAQYIDNLNDTITKHSLTEIAQELRQTAKKIDKSEDMKDVQVSLRNQALHLETYEQNWVIPMKNQSVELIRLASDLDHSLRYKDRPFHESIPLLVSEIERAQLFFRVDGRQFVKNTAVNLTHYFASEIENYLRMVVVAVEKKIGLCAPLANVYDSGVVGLCSAIVDPLNGFWSGAALCVVLFLPTLLVAVKLASLYQKSDPYPGPLVESEYLYDAYSERDHIPLANGPKNKRRKNKDRRRGREYYEDPVASTAHGVPPTVGVRDTRYSDMAPKHWDGGPPRYQNPPMAPPASEYERPPPYYYPGATEQD; this is encoded by the exons ATGcaccaaaaaacaataaaaacactgaaaactACAAATGCAAAAGCTGTGAAAATGCCAATGACAGCCAGCAATCGCACAGTGCAGCGCCATACCAGTGATCATACACGTTGCCATATCTCCGGCTGGAGTGCGCTTTTTGTGCTCTTGGCCTTGAGCACTTGGGCCAGCCAAACGCAAGCGTTCGATTTGGGCAACGAGTTGAATCTCAAGCCGACAAACTACGCGGAATGGAACAAAAATGTCACGTACGTCAGTTCAACCGCCTATAATGCGCGTGGCATGCAGCCACTTTACGAAATCACACATAAAATTATTTGGTTCTTCACCGGTGAACATCCACTGCCAGAAG GTTACCTCGTAGTCAAGGAAAACGATATAGAATTCGGTCCGAAAGTCGAACGCAATGAATGGATTGATTTAGTCAAACATTATTGGTTAATATGGCTAATTGTCTTGCTCGTTGGCCTGCTAATTGTTACAATGCCAGTTGTTGg TTTATGCTTTTGCTGTTGTCGCTGCGCTGGTGCTTGTGGTGGACGCTCGGAGCCGTTTGACAAGAAACACGACACCTGTCGCCGTGTGTTCTTGGGATTCTTGCTTATAATATTGGCAACAGGTTTGCT TTTCGGTGTTATAGTCACATTCGCAACGAACAGTTATATGCAACAGGGTATTGAGAACAGCACAAATCGTGTACGTGATGCCAGCGTTGACACGCGCAAATTTCTGGAATCCACATCGGAACAGGTCGATCACGTGCTCATCACGAACTACAAACAATTGTCAATTCAGCTGGACAATATTATGCGCG aAACATCGAGTTTCATCATAAAAGAGTTGGAGCAGAAATCGATGGCTGTTTCGCTCATCTATCTAACAGACTTTCTTGAAAAACTGCCAGAGCTTAGATTAAAATTACAGAAGATGAAGAGCATCACCAATGATTTGCGCGTCTACGCTTCACAGTTAAGCGATG GCTTGCGTGGCGTAAAGCGTGATTTATTGGTTATGCTGaccaaatgcaacaacaaagcatGTCAGGATGTGCTCAACAAGTACGAGATCGGGAAGCTTGATGCTAACGGTATACACTACGATCAG CTTCCGGATGTAACAGAAATCATCGACAATTTGGATAACTTGATAAGTAAGGACATAGCCTCGGCTGGCAAGCGTGGACGTGATATACTGAATCAAATGCGCGCACATCTCAATACAACAATTGCAAAATATACACCAAAAATCATTGATTCCATAAATAAagcag GTCATGCTTTCCAACACGCCTCAAACGAAATCAAATTGGAGCTTAACAAACTTTCTCAAGTTATTAAAGACAATACTAAAAAGTACACCGGCGTAGCCGATGACTATTTAGAAGAATATGGACCATATCgcttttactttggcatcgcTGTATGCTCAATATTGTTACTG ATTTTGCTTTGTGTGGTCGCTGCTTTGTTGTGCGGCATTTGTGGCAAACGGCCGGACGGTTATGGCGATGACTGCTGCAATAAGGGCTCAGGCTCACGTTTCTTGATGAT GGCTGTAGCGCTGATTTTCCTCTTTATGTCTTTGATTGCTTTGGTAACACTGGTGCACTTTTTGATCGGTCTAATCGCCTATCGCGGCGTATGTCTTCCACTAAA GGACCCTCAAAATGACGAAATATTCGCACAATTCGACAATTCGATCGACTTAAATAATGTGCTTTATCCACCGCAAAACAAAGGCAAACCGACCTCGGGTGGTTTACCACCACTGCGCATTTCACACGTGATCACCGCCTGCCAACGCAATCAAACGATCTACGAAGTGTTGCACATACATAATCGCATTGACATTCACGAAATTAACGATTATCCTGCACAATATAAAATCAATCAGACACTAGACGATCTGGTAGATGGCATATCATTTGACGACAGCGATATCGAGATTTTAAGTGCGGAGGATAAACAACGCATACTCAATTTGGCCGATTCCGCATTGAAGAATTTCGACTCCGCTCAATATATAGACAATCTGAACGACACCATCACAAAACATTCGTTAACAGAAATTGCTCAAGAATTGCGTCAGACCGCGAAGAAAATCGACAAAAGTGAGGATATGAAAGATGTGCAGGTTAGTCTGCGCAATCAGGCATTGCATTTGGAGACCTACGAACAAAACTGGGTAATACCAATGAAGAATCAATCGGTGGAACTTATACGGCTTGCCAGTGACTTAGATCATAGTTTGCGCTATAAGGATCGTCCATTCCACGAATCCATACCGTTGCTGGTCAGTGAGATTGAGCGTGCACAGTTATTCTTCCGCGTGGACGGACGACAATTCGTTAAGAATACCGCAGTAAATTTGACGCACTATTTTGCCAGTGAAATAGAGAACTACTTGAGAATGGTTGTGGTGGCAGTGGAGAAGAAAATTGGCTTATGTGCGCCACTAGCGAATGTCTATGACTCTGGTGTGGTGGGATTATGTAGTGCTATTGTAGATCCATTG AATGGATTCTGGTCTGGTGCCGCTTTGTGTGTTGTACTCTTTTTGCCAACGCTGCTGGTGGCAGTCAAATTGGCTAGTTTATATCAGAAGTCTGACCCATATCCCGGTCCACTAGTGGAATC GGAGTATTTGTATGACGCATATAGTGAACGTGATCATATTCCATTGGCAAA tGGGCCAAAGAACAAGCGCCGAAAGAATAAAGACCGTCGACGCGGTCGTGAATACTACGAGGATCCAGTCGCTTCCACGGCGCACGGTGTGCCACCAACAGTCGGTGTGCGTGACACGCGTTACAGCGACATGGCACCCAA GCATTGGGATGGCGGCCCGCCGAGATACCAGAATCCACCAATGGCACCACCTGCCTCCGAGTACGAACGCCCACCGCCATATTACTATCCGGGTGCCACGGAGCAAGACTAA